One Williamsia phyllosphaerae genomic window, GTTGCCGACAGATCTCCGTGAGCTCGTCGGCGAGGATGGTGGACGGCGTCACCGGGCGGGGCGGCGCCACGACCCCATCAGGCATGCGCGCCCGCCGACACGGGGGCGGTGAACATGTCGATCCCGGCGCCCTCGCGGTCGTAGGCGATGCAGATCTTCTTGTGGATCTCCAGGGCGTCAGCCAGTTCGTCGGTGGTGACGTCGTTGAGGAAGCGGCACGAACCGATCGGATCGGGGATCGCGGCGCGCAACATGCCGTCGCGGGTCTTGAGGATCGAATTGGTCGCCTCGGTGAGCAGTTCGGCGGTCAGGTACTCACTGTCGAGGGACAGTCCCAGGTCGCTCATCACACCGAGCACGCGGTCGCGGTCGCTCGCCGACAGGTGGCCGCGCTGCGCGGCCAGGGTCGTCGACAGCGCCATGTCGATGTTGATCGCATGACCGTGGAAGAACGGGGCCGGGGGAGTGAGTTCCAGTGTCGGACTCCAGGTGTGGCCGAACGCGATGACGCGGTCGAGGTCGATCTCGTGCAGGTTGGGTGCCTCGAGTTCGAGCATGGTGGCGATCGCCTGGTAGGTGAGGCGGTCGCCGATCTCACGCAGCTCCGGGGTCCCGTCGAGATGTCCGAAGCGGGTGCGCAGCAGATCGGGGCCGTGCTCGTCGAGCATGTCGAAGATCTCGGAGTTGCCGACCACCGAGATCTTGATGAGCTCGGCCATGCCGTTGCGCACCTGATCCTCGGGAAGTGTTGCGAGGAAGGAGAAGTCGAGCAGCACCTTCTGTGATGCGTGGTAGGCGCCGAGGCGGTTCTTGTGCTTGCCGTAGTTGACCGCGACCTTGATCGAGACGCTGGCGTCGATCAGACCGATGAGCGTGGTCGGGATGCGGATGTAGGGGGTGTTGCGGCGGTAGCTCGCGCACGCGTATCCCGCGACGTCGGTGGTGAGGCCGCCGCCGACGACGAGCACGGGCTCGGTACGGACGAGTCCGAAGGAGTCGAACTCACCGACGATCCGCTCGAACGTCTCCAGTGACTTGGCGGTCTCGCGGATCTGGACCGGCACGACGTGCAGGGTGAGGTCGTGATGGGCGAAGTACGCGCGGATCTTCTCCCCGTAGATCTCGTGGACCGACTCGTCGACGACCATCAACGCCCGACCGTAGGGACGGTAGCTGTCGGCGAGTTCGGTGTTGGCGATGTCGAACACGCCGTCGACATAGATCAGGTCGTACTCGATCTTCTCGTAGCCCTCGACGTGAAATGCCTTGTCGGTGGCGGTTACCTGTGCTTGAAGGTTGCTCAACGTGATACTCCTCTGACCGCCGCGTCGATGCGGCAGCGCGAATGTGATGACAGGGGTTCGGTGTGGATCAGCGATGACCGGGGACGGTCGACGTCGACGGTCGGGTCAGACGCCGGCGAGGGCGGTGACGCGACCGGAGTCGAGTGCGCCGACCGACTCGACGGCGGCGCTGAAGTCGCCCTCGGCGGTGTTCTCGTTCGGGAAGGCGATGCATGTGACGCCGGCCGCGGATGCCGCGGCGACGCCTCCCTCGTTGTCCTCGATCGCGACGCAGTCGGCGGCGTTCTCGCTCAACTCGTCGAGGGCGAACGTGTAGGACGCGGCGTCCGGCTTGGGTTCGGACACGCTGGACGAGTCGACGATGATGTCGAAGCTCTCCCTGGTGACGTCCGGTCCCAGCGAGTCGAGGAGCGCAGTGATGTTGTCGGCCGAGGTGGTGGTCACGAACCCGACCTTGACATCACTCTTCTTGGCCGCGGCCAGGGTCTCGACGACACCGGGGCGGGGGGTCAGACCGGCCTCGCCCACCAGCTTCTGGAAGATCTCGGACTTCGTGGCGTGGATGGCGGCCGCGTCGACGTCGACGCCCTTGGACTTCGCGTAGTCGGCGACCCGGTTGGCGCCGCCGTTCGAGGTCAGCATCGAGATGTAGTCGGCGCGCGTCCAGTCCCAGTCGAGGTCGTGTGCGGCGAAGGCCTCGTTGAAAGCGCGTCGCTGCAGCTCGGAGGTGTCGGCGATGGTGCTGATGGATCCGAAAAGAATGGCAGACATGAAGATCCCTTCGTGACGTGGAATCGGCGGGTCCACACCTCGACCTCCGGGTCGCAGTAGACCGGCCCCACAAGAATTCGTCCGGGCGTTGACGCCGCTGGTCTCCAACGCCATCACCTTCGTGCTGTTTTGACAGTACAGTACTGGTCGAACAGTTCAAGAGGTAATTTTTCCGTCCTCCGATCACCCGTGAGGGCGGCCACCGACCCCGAGGAGGACTCGCCCCGATGAGCTCCGGACGAGCCGGCGCAACGGCGGAAGACGCCCGCGTTGCCCGAACCCGTACCGATGTCGCCCGTGCTTCGCTCGACGTGCTGACCAACGACGGATTCGACGAACTGACCCACGCCAGGGTGGCCCGCATCGCGGGTTACTCGAAGACGACGCTCTACACACATTGGCCGTCGCGCGTGGATCTGCTGACCATGGCCCTGAGCGCGCTGGGCGAGTTGCCCCATCACAGCCCGACCGGTGACCTGCGGGCCGATCTCATCGCCGAGCTGCACGCCTTCCGGGTTGCGATCAACGACCTCGGTCTCGACCGTGTGCTGATGGTGTTGGCCCAGTGGGGTGCGACCGTCGACGAGATCGGCCGGATCCGAACGGATCTCGTCACCGACGGCGAACACATCGCGAGACGTCTGCTGTCACAGCTGGCCGAGGGCATCCGCCTCGAGGCGGCGGTGTCGATGCTGTCGGGCGTCGTGGTCTGTCCGACCCTGATGTACGGCTCACCACCCGACGACGCCACCGTCGAGCACGCGATCGACATCCTGCTCGCGGGTCTGCGCGCGTCGTAGACGGTTCGCGTTCGCCGTGCCGCCTTCTCGTCCGGGTGGGACGATCATCGCGTGACCGACACCCAGGATCTCCGTACCGACCGCGACGCCGACGACGTCGACCCGCATGTCGTCGTGTTGTTCGGGGCGATGGGCGACCTCGCCAAACGCAAGCTGCTGCCCGGTCTGTTCCACCTGTCTATGTCGAAGCTGACGCCGGCCATCCGTGTGGTCGGCACCTCGTTGGACGAGATCAGCACCGACGACTTCCGGGCCGCGGCCAAGAAGGCCTGCCTGGAGTTCTCCAGCCGCAGTCTCACGTCGGAGGCGGTCGACGAGTTCCTCGATTCGTTGACCTATGTGTCGCAGGGTGACGGACCCGGCGCGCTCGCGGATGCGGTGACGGCCGCGTCGGACACCATCGGCGGCTCGGCGCGGGTGCTGCACTACCTCAGCGTCCCGCCGAAGGCGGCGATGGCCGTGCTCGAGATGCTCAGCGAGGCCGGTCTCGTCGAGCGCTCGCGCGTCATCATGGAGAAGCCGTTCGGGACCGATCTGGCCAGCGCGAAGAAGCTCAACGCCTCGATCCACCGCTGGTTCGACGAGGAGCAGATCTTCCGTATCGATCATTTCCTGGGCAAGGAGTCGGCCCAGAACATCCTGGCGTTCCGGTTCGCGAACGGTTTGTTCGAGCCGATCTGGAACCGGAACTTCATCAACTACATCCAGATCGACGTCCCGGAGAAGTTGTCACTCGAGGGTCGCGCGGGGTTCTACGAGTCGACCGGCGCCTTCCGCGACATGGTCGTCACCCATCTGTTCCAGATCCTCGCGTTCGTGGCGATGGAGCCGCCGACCGCCTTGGCCCCCGGCCCGATCAGCGAGGAGAAGAACAAGGTCTTCCGGTCGATGAAACCGTTGGACCCGCACGACGTGGTGCGCGGGCAGTACATCGGCTACCGCGAGGAACCGGGCGTCGCGCCCGAGTCGGAGACCGAGACGTTCATCGCGCTCGAATGCGGCATCGACAACTGGCGCTGGGCCGGTGTCCCGTTCTACCTGCGCACCGGGAAATGTCTGGCCGAGGGCCAGCGCATCATCTCGATCGGGTTCCGCGAACCCCCCAAGAGCATGTTCCCGCAGGGATCCGGTGTGGGACAACACGGTCCGGACCACCTGACGTTCGACCTCGCCGACGTCTTCAAGGTGTCGCTGTCGTTCTACGGCAAACGGCCCGGGCCGGGCATGAAGCTCGACAAGCTCAGCCTGCAGTTCGGGATGGGGGAGCACGAACACGCCGGCCTGGTCCTGGAGGCCTACGAGCGGCTGATCCTCGACGCCATGAAGGGTGACCGGACGTTGTACACGACCGCCGAGGGCATCGAGCGACTGTGGGAGGTGTCCGCGCCGCTGCTGGCGGATCCGCCGCCGGTGCGCAGTTACAGCCCGTGGTCGTGGGGACCGAACGCGATCCACCAGCTCATCGCGCCGCACGCCTGGCGGCTACCGTTCGAACGGAGCTGGCGCAACAAGAAGTGACGAGACGTCGACTGGGCGGGTGCGGACGCCGAGTGGGCGGGTGCGGACGCCGAGTGGGCGGGTGCGATGCGGGAAGTGGGTGCCCCCGGTCAGACTCGAACTGACACTGGACGGGTTTTGAATCCGTTGCCTCTGCCAATTGGGCTACGGGGGCGTGCGCGAAGCACAACATTAGATGATCGGCCCGCCCGTTCGGTAACCGGTACTGTGCTCTCCATCGGTTGCCCACCGTGAACAGCGTCGTCGCGACGGGTGCACCGGACTACTCACCGTGGAGGTTCACCCTGTGACATCAGTGTCGTCGACAGAGCCCGTGGGCGATGCCCGCACAACCCACCGTGTGCTGGTCGCCGAGGACGACTCCCTCATCCGCATGGACCTCATCGAGATGCTCCGCGAAGAGGGTTATGACGTCGTCGGTGAGGCCGCGAACGGGCAGGTGGCGGTTGATCTCACCGAGTCGCTGAAGCCCGATCTGGTGATCATGGACATCAAGATGCCGGTCCGCGACGGGATCGACGCAGCCGCGGAGATCGCCGAGAAGCGGTTGGCGCCGGTCGTCATGCTCACCGCGTTCTCGCAGCGCGAGTTCGTCGAGAAGGCACGTGACGCGGGAGCGTTGGCCTACCTCGTGAAGCCGTTCAGCAAGGCCGACCTGGTGCCCGCCATCGAGGTCGCCGTCAGTCGGTACACCGAACTGACCACGCTCGAGGGCGAGGTCGTCGACCTGACCGAACGTCTGGAGACGCGCAAGCTCGTGGAGCGCGCCAAAGGATTGCTAATGACGAGTCAATCATTGAGCGAGCCAGAGGCTTTCAAGTGGATCCAGCGGGCGGCGATGGATCGTCGGACCACGATGAAGACCGTCGCCAACGTCGTGATCGAGACCCTCGACGAGAAGTGAGTCCCCGCAAACGACCCGACCGTCGATCTTTCCGACGGGTGGCCGCCGGGTTTCGTGAACGTAACTCGCGGGCAACACAACCACGCTAGCTTTACCGGGTCGAGGTGCGGTCTCCCAATTCGCGTCTTCCGTTCGCGCCGCCCTCGAATGTCATCTGCGAGGAGAACATTGATGTCGAGTCGCCATCTCATGAGTGGTGCAGTAGTCGTGGCGGTGTCCGTGGTGGCACTGGCCGGGTGTAGTAGCAGCGACAGTGGGGATTCCGGGGGCAGTTCCGGATCGCCGTCGGAGAGCGTCAGCGTCGAGTCCACCCCGGCCCCCTCGGGTCTCGGGCTCTCCCAGAAGCTCAACTGCCCCGGAGGGGTCGAGAAGGCCACCCCGGGCGCGGTCAGCACCGCGCCGTTGAAGGTCGGCACGCTGTTGCCCGCCACCGGCAGCCTCGCCTACCTCGGGCCGCCGGAATTCGCAGGCGTCAAGCTGGCGGTGACCGACATCAACGCCAACGGCGGTGTGCTCGGCCAGCCGGTCCAGGAGATCACCGGAGACTCTGGCGACACCACCACCGACACCGCGAGCGCCACGGTCGACCGCGAGCTCGGTGCGGGTGCGCAGGTCATCGTCGGTGCGGCGTCGTCGTCGGTGTCGCTGAAGGTGCTCGACAAGATCGCCACGGCCGGCGCCGTGATGTTCTCGCCTGCGAACACCTCCGACGAGTTCACCTGCTACAAGGACAAGGGCCAGTACTTCCGCACCGCGCCCGCGGACATCCTGCAGGGTCAGGCCCTCGCCCAGACGATGGCCGAGGACGGCGTCCAGCGAGTCTCGCTGCTGGCGCTCAACGATCCGTACGGCACCGGCCTGGCCGAGCAGGCACAGAAGAACCTCGAGGCCGCCGGTGTCCCGGCCGACCAGATCCAGAAGATCATCTACGACCCCAACGCCCAGTCGTTCAACGCCGAGGTCGACCAGGTGAAGAACTTCAACCCGGACGGCGTCGCGGTCATCGGCTTCGACGAGAGCGCGAAGATCATCACCCGCATGCACGAGGTGGGCATCGGGCCGACGGACGGCAAGTCGGTCTACGGTGTCGACGGCAACATGGGCAACGCCCTCGGTGAGGCCGTCGGTGGCGGACTGCTCAAGGGCATGAAGGGCACCACGCCGTTGACCAACACCGGTGCGGAGTTCCAGGGCCGACTGAAGGAAGCCGACCCCAAGTTGATCGACTACAACTACGCCGGTGAGAGCTACGACGCCACGGTGATCACCGCTCTGGCCGCGGCGCAGGCGAAGTCGACCAACGGGCGCTCGATCGCATCGCAGATCAACTCGGTCACCTCCGGTGGCGAGAAGTGCACCGCGTACAAGCAGTGCCTCGACCTGGTCAACCAGGGCAAGGACATCGACTACGACGGTGTGACCGGAACCCTCGACTTCAACGAGGCCGGCGAGCCGTCCATCGGTTCGTACGGGATCCTGGAGTTCGACGGATCCAACAAGCTGCTCGAGCCGACCCGCAAGTACGTCTCGGTGGCCGGTAAGTAAGCACCAGCTGCAACGAACGAAACCCCGCACTTCCCATGGGAGGTGAGGGGTTTCGTCGTCTGCGGCCCGAACGGGCTGCCGTCGCCTACTTCTCGGAGCTGCCCGCCAGGGTTCCGAGATAGAGCTCGATGATCTTCGGGTCGTTGCGCAGCGTCTCGCCGGTGTCGGTGTAGGCGTTGCGGCCCTGGTCGAGCACATAACCGCGGTCGCAGATCTGCAGACAGCGGCGCGCGTTCTGCTCCACGAGGACGATCGAGACCCCGGTGGCGTTGATCGCCTTGCAGCGGATGAACACCTGGTCCTGGAACATCGGCGACAACCCGGCCGACGGCTCGTCGAGCAGGAGGACCGACGGCTCCATCATCAGCGCCCGGCCCATCGCGACCATCTGGCGCTCGCCGCCCGAGAGCGACCCCGCCTTCATCTTCCGACGCTCGGCGAGCAGTGGGAACAGATCGGCGACGACGGCGAACCGTTCGTTGAACTTCTTGGGCCGCAGGTACATCCCCATCTCGAGGTTCTCCTCGATGGTCAGCGACGGGAAGACGTTCTGGGTCTGCGGGACGTAGCCGACACCGAGTTGGACCAGTCGGTGCGCCTTGGCCGAGGTGATCGCCTCGTCGCGCAGGGTGACCGATCCCTTGCGGATCGGGATCAGGCCGAAGAGTGCCTTGAGCAGCGTCGACTTACCGGCGCCGTTGGGTCCGATGATCCCGACGATCTCGCCGTCGTTCAGGTAGAAGTTGCAGTCCTCGAGGATGTTGATGCCCGGGAGATAGCCGGCGGTGATGTCGTCGGCGCGGATCAGTGCGTCACCCGCGCGCTTCTGGTGCTCGGCCGGGGTGGCGGCCAGCTGTGCAGGTGTGAGCTCGTCGGACGGCGTGGTGGGTGAGTTCTCGGGTGATTCGGTCACCGGGGGTCCTCTCCGGCAGCGGTGTCGGCTGCGTGGCGCCCGGGGACCGCGCCGGGCGCGGCTCCGGTGGGTGGTGGGTCGGACAGGTCGCCGCCGGCGTGCAGCGTCTCCTCGATGGCCTCGTCGACCTCGTGGGCCAGAACGGCGGTCTCGCCCACCGGGTTGCCGTCGGAATCGAATTCCAGGGCCTGGTCGTGGTGTCCGCCGAGATACGCGTCGACGACGGCCTCGTTCTCGCCGAGGCGATCGGGGAGCGACTCGGCGATCACCGACCCCTGCGCCATCACCACGACCCAGTCGCTGATGTCGCGGATCACGTCCATGTCGTGTTCGACGAACACGACGGTCATCCCGTCCTCGCGCAACGACTTGATGTGTTCGAGCAGGCTCTGCGTCAGAGCGGGGTTCACCCCGGCCATCGGCTCGTCGAGCATGACGACCTCGGGCTCGCACATCAGCGCACGGGCCATCTCCAGCAGCTTGCGCTGTCCACCGGACAGCGACCCCGCGTAGTCGTTCGCCTTCTCCTCCAACCGGAACCGGCGGAGCAGCGCGTGGGCCTGCTCGGTGATCTCCTCCTCCTGCTTGCGCCACGTCCAGGGAGCCAGCGCGGCCAGGAAGTGTTCGCCGCGTTGATGCCGGCCGCCTAGGCGGACGTTGTCGAGCACCGACAGCTTCGCCAGCGCGCGGGTGAGCTGGAAGGTGCGCACCATGCCGCGCCGCGAGACCTGGTGGGGGACGAGCTTTCCCAGTGCGTCACCGTTGAGCGACCAGGTGCCGGAGTTCGGCTTGTCGAAACCGGTGATGAGGTTGAAGAACGTGGTCTTGCCCGCACCGTTGGGTCCGATCAGACCGGTGATGGCGCCCCGCTGGATCTCGAGGTGCGCGACGTCGACGGCGGTCAGGCCGCCGAAGCTGCGGGTGATGCCGTCGACGGTGATGATCGGATCGGGTTTCGCCGATCCGGGTGTGGCGTCGATGCCCGCGAAGATGCGGGCGCGTTCGTCCGCGCTGAACGTCTTGAGCTTCGCGGCCGACGGGATGTGCTGGGCGGTGTCGGAGTCACTTGGCATCGAGTTGGACCTCCCGCTTGTTTCCGAGGATTCCCTGGGGTCGGAACACCATCATCAGGGCGATGGCCAGCCCGAGGAGCACATAGCGGACCGCGCCGATCTGCTGCTGGGTGAGGTCGATGTACCCGGCTTCACTCGCCTGTCGGAGCAGGACGTCGGGGATGGACAACAGGAACCAGAACAGCATGGCGCCCAACACCGGTCCGAAGACGGTGGCGGCGCCACCGAGGATCAGCGCGCCATAGGCGAAGAACGTCTGCGCCGTGGAGAAGAAGTCCGGGTTGATCGACTGGGTCTGCACTGCGTTGAACACGCCCGCGAGGCCACCGATACAGCCGCCGATGACGAGCGCCTGCATCTTGTAGAAGTAGGCGTTCTTGCCGACGGAGCGGGCGGCGTCCTCGTCCTCACGAACGGCCTTGAGAACACGGCCCCACGGGCTGCGCACGAGGAGGAACACCATGAGGCACAGCAGGGCGACCAGGCTCCACCCGATCACCATCGACCACAGGTCCGTTCCTTGGAACTTCACGCCGAGAAAGGAGTACTGCTTCCTGTTGTCGAAGGGACTGAGCGAGAAGAACCCGTCCGCGTAACCGAACAGACCGTTGGTGGATCCGGTCACGCTGTCGGTCGAGGTGGATCGAAAGATCAACCGCAGTATCTCCGAGGCCGCGATCGTCACGATGGCGAGGTAGTCCGCGCGCAGCCTCAGGGTGGGCAGACCGAGTACCACCGCCAGCAATCCCGCGGCGAGGATGCCGATGATGGCGCCCGCCCACAGCGGCAGGTCGTACTTGACTGTCATGATGCCGACGCCGTAGCCGCCGAGCAGTGCGAAACCGATCTGCCCGAAGTTCAGCAGGCCGGTGTACCCGAAGTGCAGGTTGAGGCCGATGGCGAGCAGCGCGTAGAAGATCGCCGATGGGCCCACCAGTTGGGCGAGCGAGGTCTGCAGTGCAGAAATGAGATCCACGTTCTCACCCGATCCTTGCGCGTGATCCGAGAATGCCCTGGGGGCGGATCGCCAGGATGACGATCAGCACCACGAGCCCGCCGACGTATTTGAGGTCCGGGTTGACCCAGTAGGTGGAGAGCTGGACGAGCAATCCGACGATCACACAGCCCAGGAGCGCTCCGTACGCGGTTCCCAGGCCGCCGAGGGTGATGCCCGCGAACATCAACAGCAACAGCTTGAATCCCATCTCCCACTGGACCCGCCCCGACAGTTCGGAGAGGGCGAACAAGACACCGCCGAGAGCGGCCAACGCGCCGGCCAGGGCCCAGACGAAGAGGATCACCCGGTCGACGTCGATGCCGGACGAGGCGGCGAGGTCGCGGTTGTCGGCGACCGCTCGCATCGCCTTGCCGATCCGCGTGCGCTGCAACATCGTCGCCACGGCGATCAGGACCACGAGGCTGATGATGATGCAGAAGAGATTGACCGGGGTGATGGCGAACGGACCCGATCCGATCTGCGTCTGCACCTGATAGTCCTTGAACGGCTCGGACCGGTCGGAGAAGAAGATCAGGATCAGGTAGCGCGCGACGAGCGACAACCCGATGGACACCACCAGCTGCGCCACCAGCCCGGATCTCCTCCGTCTGAGCACTCTCCAGATCCCGAGCTCGTTCGCGACACCGATGCCCGCGCCGACGACCACGGCGATCACGGTCGCGAGGACGAGGTTGAGGCCGAGTTTGACGTTGATGGCCCAGGCGATCACCGCGCCGAGGGTGACCAGCTCGCCGTGGGCGAAGTTCGTCAGCCCGGTCGTGCCGAAGATCAGACTCAGTCCCACACCGGTGATGGCGATGATCAGGCCGAACCGGAGTCCGTCGATGGCCAGACGTGTCAGTTTCGACACCGCCGAGACCTCTGTCGACGTCCGCTGCGCCCCGAAGGAGAAGATGACCGGGCGGTCGGTGCCCGCGGTCAACACGACCGGGATCGAACGCGTCTTCTCCTGCACCTCGATGCCCTTGGGCAGGGTCGACTCGTCGATCGCCACGGTGTAGTTGCCGGGGGCGAGGGTGATCGACCAAGCGCCGGTGGAGCTCGAGGTGGACGTGCCGACCTCGGCGCCGGCGTTGTCGGTGGCGACGACCTTCACGTCGGCGACGCGCTCGGTCCCGTTGCGCAGATTGCCGAAGATGCGAACCTCGTCGCCGGGGGCGGCCGAGGCGGTGGCGGGCCCCAGGGAGGCGCCGAGGAGAAGAGCCCCAATCACCCCCAGGAGCGCCGCGGCCAACCATCGGACGGGCGATGTCGGCGAACGCGGGACAAGCCGTGACATCGGCGAGGTACCTCCAGGAGATCGATCGCGGGATGTGGCCGATCAGCGACTGCCGTGACCCTGTTTTGGGACTCTAGTGCCCGATCGGCCACTTGGCCGGGCGAAACCGTTTACCCGCAGTTCAATGTTCCGAGGGCTGTGTCGGCTGTCGGGACGGCTCTCTAGACTCGGTCCGGTGAGCCCTGCCGGAACGTCGACCACCGCCCCCGCCTCCTCCGAGAAGAAAGGCGGGAAGGGCAGCGGCACGTTGATGCTGCTCGACGGCCACTCCCTGGCCTATCGGGCGTTCTTCGCGTTGCCCGCGGAGAACTTCAAGACCGCGTCGGGGCAGACCACCAACGCCGTCTACGGCTTCACGTCGATGCTCATCAACCTGTTGCGCGACGAGCAGCCCTCCCACATCGCCGCGGCGTTCGACGTCTCCCGTCAGACGTTCCGTGCCGAGATGTACCCGGAGTACAAGGCGCAGCGGAGCAAGTCCCCGGACGAGTTCAACGGTCAGGTCGACCTCACGAAGGACGTCCTGGGTGCGATGGGGATCCCCGTGATGGCCATCGAGGGCTACGAGGCCGACGACATCATCGCCACGCTGACCACCCAGGCCCGTGAGCAGGGATACCGCGTGCTCGTGGTGACCGGCGACCGGGACTCGCTGCAACTCGTCGACGACGGCACCACGGTGCTGTACCCGAAGAAAGGGGTGTCGGAGCTGACCCGCTTCACCCCCGAGGAGGTCGACAAGAAGTACGGTCTGACCCCGTCGCAGTACCCGGATTACGCTGCGCTGCGCGGAGATCCGAGCGACAACCTGCCGGGCATCCCGGGTGTGGGGGAGAAGACCGCGGCCAAGTGGATCCGCGAGTACGGCACCCTGGCCGATCTGGTGCACAACGCCGACAAGGTGACGGGCAAGGTCGGTGACGGTCTGCGAGCTCACCTCGCGTCGGTTCAGCTGAACCGCCAGCTCACCGAGCTGGTGCGCGACATGGAGCTCCCGTTCGGCCCGGACGACCTCAAGCTCGCGCCGTGGGATCGCGACCGCATCCACCAGCTGTTCGACGACCTCGAGTTCCGTGTGCTGCGCGACCGCCTGTTCACCACGCTGAGCTCGGTCGAGCCGGAGGCCGAGTCCGGGTTCGACGTGCGCGGACAGGTCCTGGCCGCCGGCGCGGTCGGCGACTGGCTCGACGCTCACGCCCGCACCGGTCGGTGCGCGGTGTCGGTGGTCGGGCCGCGTCTCGTCTTCGGTTCCGACACCGAGGGCATCGCCTTCGCCGCCGAGGACGGTGAGGCCGCCTATCTCGACACCGCGATCATGGACGCCGCCGACGAGACGGCGCTGTCGGAATGGCTCGCCGATGCGCAGTTCCCCAAGGCGGTGCACGAGGCGAAGTGGGCCATCCACGCCCTGCGGGGTCGGGGGTGGCCGATCGCCGGGATCACCAGCGACACCGCGCTCGCCGCCTATCTCGTGCGTCCGGGACAGCGGTCGTTCAACCTCGACGACCTCGCCCTGCGGTACCTGCGTCGCGAGCTCGTCGCCGACGACACCCCGGACGACGGACAGATGTCATTGCTCGACGAGGGCGGTGACGGTGAGCGGGTCGCCGAGGCGCAGATGATCAACGCGCAGGCAGTCCACGAGTTGGCGGCGACGCTCGACACCGAGCTGACCACCATCGACTCACTGGGCCTGCTCACCGAGATGGAACTGCCCCTGCAGATCGTCCTCGCCGACATCGAGGCGTCCGGGATCGGTGTCGACACCGAGCATTTCGGTGAGCTGGAGTCGCAGTTCGCCGCGCGTATACGCAACGCCGCCGACCTCGCCTTCGAGGCCATCGGCGAGCAGATCAACCTCGGATCGCCGAAGCAATTGCAGACGGTGCTCTTCGACAAGCTGGAGATGCCGAAGACCAAGCGCACCAAGACCGGCTACACCACCGACGCCGATGCGCTGCAGAGCCTGTTCGACAAGACCGAGCACCCGTTCCTGGCCCACCTCCTCGACCACCGCGACGCCACGCGCCTCAAGGTCACCGTGGACGGACTGCTCAAATCGGTTGCCGACGACGGACGCATCCACACCACCTTCACGCAGACCATCGCGGCGACCGGTCGGCTGTCCTCGACCGAGCCGAACCTGCAGAACATCCCGGTGCGCACCGACGCCGGCCGCGACATCCGCAAGGGGTTCGTCGTCGGGCAGGGTCCGGACGCGACCCGGTACGAGTCGCTCATGACCGCCGATTACAGCCAGATCGAGATGCGGATCATGGCGCACCTGTCGGAGGACGCCGGGCTTATCGAGGCGTTCAACACCGGTGAGGACCTGCACAGCTTCGTCGGCTCGCGTGCGTTCGGCGTGCCGATCGACGAGGTCACCGCCGACATGCGCCGGCGTGTCAAGGCGATGTCGTACGGACTCGCCTACGGGCTCAGCGCTTTCGGGCTCTCGGCGCAGCTCAAGATCAGCACCGGCGAGGCCAAGGAACAGATGGAGGCGTACTTCTCGCGCTTCGGTGGTGTCCGCGACTATCTCCAGGAGACGGTCGAGGAGGCCCGCCGTAACGAGTACACCTCGACACTGTTCGGGCGTCGTCGCTACCT contains:
- a CDS encoding branched-chain amino acid ABC transporter permease, which encodes MSRLVPRSPTSPVRWLAAALLGVIGALLLGASLGPATASAAPGDEVRIFGNLRNGTERVADVKVVATDNAGAEVGTSTSSSTGAWSITLAPGNYTVAIDESTLPKGIEVQEKTRSIPVVLTAGTDRPVIFSFGAQRTSTEVSAVSKLTRLAIDGLRFGLIIAITGVGLSLIFGTTGLTNFAHGELVTLGAVIAWAINVKLGLNLVLATVIAVVVGAGIGVANELGIWRVLRRRRSGLVAQLVVSIGLSLVARYLILIFFSDRSEPFKDYQVQTQIGSGPFAITPVNLFCIIISLVVLIAVATMLQRTRIGKAMRAVADNRDLAASSGIDVDRVILFVWALAGALAALGGVLFALSELSGRVQWEMGFKLLLLMFAGITLGGLGTAYGALLGCVIVGLLVQLSTYWVNPDLKYVGGLVVLIVILAIRPQGILGSRARIG
- a CDS encoding branched-chain amino acid ABC transporter permease, which produces MDLISALQTSLAQLVGPSAIFYALLAIGLNLHFGYTGLLNFGQIGFALLGGYGVGIMTVKYDLPLWAGAIIGILAAGLLAVVLGLPTLRLRADYLAIVTIAASEILRLIFRSTSTDSVTGSTNGLFGYADGFFSLSPFDNRKQYSFLGVKFQGTDLWSMVIGWSLVALLCLMVFLLVRSPWGRVLKAVREDEDAARSVGKNAYFYKMQALVIGGCIGGLAGVFNAVQTQSINPDFFSTAQTFFAYGALILGGAATVFGPVLGAMLFWFLLSIPDVLLRQASEAGYIDLTQQQIGAVRYVLLGLAIALMMVFRPQGILGNKREVQLDAK
- a CDS encoding ABC transporter ATP-binding protein — its product is MTESPENSPTTPSDELTPAQLAATPAEHQKRAGDALIRADDITAGYLPGINILEDCNFYLNDGEIVGIIGPNGAGKSTLLKALFGLIPIRKGSVTLRDEAITSAKAHRLVQLGVGYVPQTQNVFPSLTIEENLEMGMYLRPKKFNERFAVVADLFPLLAERRKMKAGSLSGGERQMVAMGRALMMEPSVLLLDEPSAGLSPMFQDQVFIRCKAINATGVSIVLVEQNARRCLQICDRGYVLDQGRNAYTDTGETLRNDPKIIELYLGTLAGSSEK
- a CDS encoding ABC transporter ATP-binding protein, which codes for MPSDSDTAQHIPSAAKLKTFSADERARIFAGIDATPGSAKPDPIITVDGITRSFGGLTAVDVAHLEIQRGAITGLIGPNGAGKTTFFNLITGFDKPNSGTWSLNGDALGKLVPHQVSRRGMVRTFQLTRALAKLSVLDNVRLGGRHQRGEHFLAALAPWTWRKQEEEITEQAHALLRRFRLEEKANDYAGSLSGGQRKLLEMARALMCEPEVVMLDEPMAGVNPALTQSLLEHIKSLREDGMTVVFVEHDMDVIRDISDWVVVMAQGSVIAESLPDRLGENEAVVDAYLGGHHDQALEFDSDGNPVGETAVLAHEVDEAIEETLHAGGDLSDPPPTGAAPGAVPGRHAADTAAGEDPR